In Pseudothermotoga sp., one genomic interval encodes:
- a CDS encoding cupin domain-containing protein, giving the protein MVLKSEQMRREIISNMRGGKGEVELLHLLERNMLANRARLFAKLTLKPGVSIGPHKHENEFEVFFVLNGRGIFYDNGQAVDVKPGDVCFTMSGDTHSIENPYNEDLQLLAIIVLL; this is encoded by the coding sequence ATGGTTCTAAAGTCTGAACAGATGAGAAGAGAGATCATTTCCAACATGCGGGGTGGCAAGGGGGAGGTCGAATTACTCCATCTGCTCGAGCGCAACATGCTCGCGAACAGGGCAAGATTGTTTGCGAAACTCACTTTAAAACCAGGTGTGTCCATCGGACCACACAAGCATGAAAACGAATTTGAGGTGTTTTTCGTTTTGAACGGTAGAGGCATCTTCTACGACAACGGTCAGGCTGTGGATGTGAAACCGGGTGACGTGTGTTTCACCATGTCTGGCGACACACATTCGATCGAAAATCCTTACAACGAAGATCTGCAACTTCTAGCCATCATCGTGCTGTTGTGA
- a CDS encoding transpeptidase family protein, with translation MGSILLLALRSLNVHVGPFWTIRLPASRGRILDVQGRLCAYDELINVAYLDVDYLKKANLDRLKPHLQLLLKNFKINKNTEDILSSKQRFLRLGEGLTRDEIMSLIPTEMLPFVSIELETRRRRFSDFGMDKILGTVTAGRAFGGVEQALDSTLSGKKDGKIFLRFSGFLTLTPKLEALESPIDGKDVRLTIDLDFQRICYEEIIKAQRQNQALGTGAIVMETKTGKIRAMVTSRNWNDVVLGYFEPGSALKPIVYAIAIESGVLSGKETFNCTGQIKPVPELDVIVRDIDTHGSVDLNRALIYSCNSATVMIAKQIKEKLGEEKYYDWLRKFGFGEKTNVEIAGEIDGVLRKPNNWSKIDFAMISIGQGIGTPPIQFLAAFNTIANFGKFVKPTLIEDSPTLEKRVISEQTVTFVRKALERVVLEGTGKRANVVEVSVAGKTGTAQKLVDGKDKEKYFSIFVGYFPSEDPLYTVLVYLDEPSSGTYLAGEIAAPLFASIVKRILQIRKEHPLNVPSSAMPDLRGLTIRDALLILNQLGVKNIEVEGTGRVKEQYPEPGSIDFKEKTIILKLQ, from the coding sequence GTGGGCTCCATTCTGTTGTTGGCTTTGAGGAGCTTGAACGTTCATGTGGGACCATTCTGGACCATACGTCTTCCCGCATCTCGAGGCCGAATCCTCGATGTACAAGGTAGACTCTGCGCTTACGACGAATTGATCAATGTAGCCTACTTGGATGTAGATTATTTGAAGAAAGCCAACCTCGATAGGTTGAAACCACACCTTCAGCTCCTTCTGAAGAACTTCAAGATAAACAAGAACACCGAGGATATTTTGTCGTCGAAACAGAGATTTTTGAGGCTCGGTGAAGGTTTAACTAGAGACGAAATCATGTCCCTCATACCCACCGAGATGTTACCTTTCGTCTCGATCGAACTCGAAACTCGAAGGCGAAGGTTCAGCGACTTTGGTATGGACAAAATTTTAGGTACCGTCACGGCCGGACGTGCGTTCGGTGGTGTCGAACAGGCGCTGGATTCCACTCTGAGCGGGAAAAAAGACGGAAAAATATTTCTGAGATTTTCAGGTTTCTTGACGCTCACACCGAAGTTAGAGGCGTTGGAAAGTCCCATCGATGGAAAAGATGTTAGATTGACGATAGATCTGGATTTTCAACGCATTTGCTATGAGGAGATAATCAAAGCACAACGACAAAATCAAGCGCTCGGCACGGGGGCCATCGTCATGGAAACCAAAACTGGCAAAATCAGAGCCATGGTTACGAGCAGAAACTGGAACGATGTGGTGCTCGGTTACTTCGAACCTGGATCGGCACTGAAACCCATAGTGTACGCGATCGCCATCGAAAGTGGTGTGTTGAGTGGAAAAGAAACCTTCAACTGCACCGGACAGATAAAGCCCGTTCCAGAATTGGACGTGATTGTACGTGATATAGATACACACGGATCTGTAGATTTGAACAGAGCGCTGATCTATTCGTGCAACAGTGCGACCGTAATGATAGCCAAGCAGATCAAGGAGAAGCTAGGTGAGGAGAAATATTACGATTGGTTGAGGAAATTCGGATTTGGAGAAAAAACCAACGTAGAAATAGCCGGCGAAATCGACGGTGTGCTGAGGAAACCAAATAATTGGTCTAAGATAGATTTTGCCATGATCAGCATAGGTCAAGGTATAGGAACTCCTCCCATACAGTTCCTCGCGGCTTTCAACACGATAGCCAATTTTGGAAAGTTTGTCAAACCAACCTTGATAGAAGATTCTCCCACACTGGAGAAGCGTGTGATAAGCGAACAAACCGTCACTTTCGTTCGCAAGGCTTTAGAACGTGTTGTACTGGAAGGAACAGGGAAGCGTGCCAACGTTGTTGAAGTCAGCGTGGCTGGCAAAACAGGAACGGCTCAAAAACTCGTCGATGGCAAGGACAAAGAGAAGTATTTCTCGATCTTTGTAGGATACTTTCCAAGTGAAGATCCCCTCTACACCGTTTTGGTTTACTTGGACGAACCATCGTCTGGAACTTATTTGGCTGGGGAGATCGCCGCACCGCTGTTCGCCTCGATCGTTAAACGGATACTCCAGATCAGAAAAGAACATCCTTTAAACGTTCCAAGTAGCGCGATGCCAGATCTAAGGGGATTGACGATTCGAGATGCGCTGTTGATTTTGAACCAGTTGGGTGTGAAAAACATCGAGGTAGAAGGCACTGGTAGGGTGAAAGAGCAGTATCCAGAACCAGGTAGCATTGATTTCAAAGAAAAGACGATAATTCTCAAACTACAGTGA
- a CDS encoding site-2 protease family protein — protein MSLTSISRQIVIGFIAVVLTVVPREHLKARLAVKLGDQTPLKAGRTSLNPFVHLDPIGTVAFIFLNFGWSRPVPVRPWNLRKGRRHFLIVSLAGPTTGMVCFLLYGVLARFMNSSDLIFELFYKSARYSLTYSLFSLFPIPPLDGSRVLGALLPEGYTEWYLKYEVYGTLFLLALLFLWIMPLIMNPFVQFIERLTIFLTG, from the coding sequence GTGAGTCTAACATCGATTTCGAGACAAATCGTAATAGGATTCATCGCAGTGGTTTTGACGGTTGTGCCACGGGAGCATCTCAAAGCTAGGTTGGCTGTGAAGCTGGGAGATCAAACACCGTTGAAAGCCGGTAGAACCAGCCTGAACCCTTTCGTTCATCTCGACCCGATAGGCACCGTGGCGTTCATTTTTCTCAATTTTGGATGGTCCCGTCCCGTGCCCGTGAGACCTTGGAATTTGAGGAAAGGTAGAAGACATTTCCTCATCGTATCTCTGGCTGGTCCCACCACAGGTATGGTTTGTTTCCTCCTCTACGGTGTGCTGGCTCGCTTCATGAACAGTTCTGACTTGATCTTCGAGCTTTTCTACAAGTCAGCCAGATACAGTTTGACCTATTCGCTGTTTTCCTTGTTCCCAATACCGCCGTTGGACGGTTCGAGGGTGCTCGGTGCGTTGCTTCCAGAAGGCTACACTGAATGGTATCTCAAGTACGAAGTGTACGGAACTTTATTTTTGTTGGCTCTACTGTTCCTCTGGATCATGCCTTTAATAATGAATCCTTTCGTTCAGTTCATAGAGCGATTGACGATCTTTTTGACAGGATGA
- the rsmH gene encoding 16S rRNA (cytosine(1402)-N(4))-methyltransferase RsmH, protein MSVIHVPVLVEEVLEYLGNTEGVFLDCTVGLGGHAEAILNNCDRSFVVGLDVDEDALSIARERLARFINEGRLKLFKSSYVEARKVLNQLGINRVDAILMDLGVSSMQLEKAERGFSFNRDGPLDMRMDKEQTLTAYEVVNSWDEEALSRIIFEYGEEKRYSRRIAKYIVQSRPIETTKQLVEVLAKAIPNKHGRKRHFATKVFQAIRIAVNNELDNLKRFLSDVPDLLNTGGRIGVISFHSLEDRIVKEFFKKESRLKQLTKKPITPKESEIELNPRSRSAKLRVAERV, encoded by the coding sequence ATGAGTGTCATCCATGTACCTGTCTTAGTTGAAGAAGTTCTCGAGTATCTTGGAAACACTGAAGGTGTTTTTCTCGATTGTACCGTGGGTTTGGGTGGACATGCAGAAGCTATACTGAACAATTGTGATCGAAGTTTCGTTGTTGGATTGGACGTTGACGAAGATGCACTGAGTATTGCAAGAGAAAGGCTTGCGCGATTCATAAATGAAGGACGTTTGAAACTGTTCAAATCGTCTTATGTAGAAGCTAGAAAGGTATTGAACCAGCTTGGTATCAACAGAGTCGATGCGATTCTGATGGACCTTGGAGTTTCGTCGATGCAGCTAGAGAAAGCGGAGCGAGGGTTCTCTTTCAACAGAGATGGTCCGCTCGACATGCGAATGGACAAAGAACAAACACTGACAGCTTACGAAGTGGTGAACTCTTGGGACGAAGAAGCGTTGAGTAGGATCATCTTCGAGTACGGTGAAGAAAAAAGGTACTCAAGGCGCATAGCGAAGTACATCGTTCAAAGCAGACCCATAGAAACAACGAAACAATTGGTAGAAGTCTTAGCGAAAGCAATTCCAAACAAACATGGACGAAAAAGACATTTCGCAACGAAGGTGTTTCAGGCAATACGGATCGCTGTGAACAACGAACTCGACAATCTAAAGCGTTTTCTCTCAGATGTTCCTGATCTGTTGAACACAGGTGGAAGGATAGGTGTCATATCCTTCCATTCGTTGGAAGATAGGATCGTCAAGGAGTTTTTCAAAAAAGAGTCGAGACTAAAACAGTTAACAAAAAAGCCGATAACACCGAAGGAATCCGAGATAGAGTTGAATCCGAGGTCACGGAGTGCCAAGTTGAGGGTAGCGGAGCGGGTTTGA